The Paenibacillus beijingensis nucleotide sequence GGTTGTCCGCAGCGCCCGAATCGTGCTGCACGGCATCGGGGATGCGATGACGATGGCGCGCCGCCGCAAAGTCGAAAGCAGCGTCGTCGGGGAGTTGCTTGAGGAAGGGGCTCTTGCGGAAGCGTTCGGTTATTATTTCGACCGTAACGGGGCGGTTGTTCACAAGATGCAGACGGCGGGACTGCGGCTCGAGGATATTATGCAGACCGAGATGGTGATCGCCATTGCAGGCGGACAAAGCAAGGGCGAAGCGATCGCTGCGGTCATGCGCTTCGGACATGACGACGTGCTCGTCACCGACGAGGCGGCAGCGCTGGAAATCGCGGCGATCTCGGAATAAGCGGGCTTCATTAAGGCGATAATGAAGCTGGCTGCAACTTGGGTCTTAACGGTTCTAGGCCGGCTTATGCCGCGCCGACGAAACGTTTTGAAATAAATAGTTTTGTATAATTCAAATTTAGGAGGCAGATCAACAATGGTTAAAGTAGGTATTAACGGTTTTGGACGTATCGGCCGCAACGTATTCCGTGCAGCTCTGAACAACCCGAATGTGCAAGTGGTAGCGGTAAACGACCTGACGGACACGAAAACGCTGGCACATCTGCTTAAATATGACACGACTCACGGCAAACTCGACGCTACCGTCGAAGCTCAAGAAGGCGCGCTGATCGTAAACGGCCGCGAAATCAAAGTTTTTGCAGAACGCAACCCGGAGAACCTGCCTTGGGGCGCAAACGGCGTTGAAATCGTCGTTGAGTCTACAGGTATCTTCACGGCGAAAGAAAAAGCCGAGCTTCACCTGAAAGGCGGCGCGAAAAAAGTTATCATCTCCGCACCGGCTACGAACGAAGACATCACGATCGTAATGGGCGTTAACGAAGACAAATACGATGCTGCTTCCCACACCGTTATCTCCAATGCATCTTGTACGACGAACTGTCTGGCTCCTTTTGCAAAAGTTATCAACGACAAATTCGGCATCGTTAAAGGCATGATGACGACGATCCACTCGTACACGAACGACCAATCCGTTCTTGACCTGCCTCACAAAGATCTGCGCCGCGCACGCGCTGCTGCAGAAAACATCATTCCTTCTTCGACGGGCGCAGCGAAAGCCGTTTCCCTCGTTCTGCCTGAGCTGAAAGGCAAACTGAACGGTATGGCAATGCGCGTTCCGACGAAAAACGTATCCGTAACCGACCTCGTTGCCGAACTGAAAGTAAACGTAACGGTTGACGAAGTGAACGCAGCTTTGAAAGAAGCCGCTAACGGACCGCTGAAAGGCATCCTGAACTTCTCCGAAGAGCCGCTCGTATCGAGCGACTACAACGGCGACCCGGCTTCCTCCACGATCGACGCCCTCTCCACGATGGTTGTCGAAGGCAACATGGTGAAAGTCGTTTCCTGGTACGACAACGAGTGGGGCTACTCCAACCGCGTTGTTGACCTTGCCGCTTACATCGCAAGCAAAGGTCTGTAAGAATCGAGTGCCGGCAATGGCCGGCGCAATAGCATAGCATGACACAGTTAAAGAGGAGAGGCTCATATACCGTCTCCTCTTTAACTCCTTTTTGACCAAATTATGCTGCGTTTGCGGTCTTGTTTAAGAGCTTGAAGCTTCGTAACTCTTAAACAATATCGCAACCGTGAGGAGAGCGAGGCAGATCATGAACAAGAAAAGTGTGCGTGACGTAGAAGTAGCCGGCAAACGCGTATTCGTGCGCGTCGATTTCAACGTGCCGCTGGAAAATGGCAGCATTACCGACGATACCCGTATCCGCGAGACGCTTCCGACCATCAAGTATCTGATCGATAACGGCGCGAAAGTCATTCTCGCCAGCCATCTCGGACGTCCGAAAGGTGAGGTTGTCGAGGAGCTGCGCCTGACTCCGGTAGCGGCGCGCCTGTCCGAGCTGCTCGGCAAGCAAGTCGCGAAAGCCGACGCCGCAGTTGGCGACGAAGTCAAAGCGCAGGCTGAAGCGCTGCAAAACGGCGACGTGCTGCTGCTTGAGAATGTCCGTTTCTACCCGGGCGAAGAAAGCAACGATGCCGAGCTTGCCAAATCGTTCGCTTCGCTGGCCGATCTGTACGTCAACGACGCTTTCGGCGCTGCGCACCGCGCGCACGCTTCGACCGAAGGGATCGCCCACTACCTGCCGGCCGTATCCGGCCTGTTGATGGAGAAAGAGCTGGACGTGCTCGGCAAAGCGCTGAACAACCCGGAACGTCCGTTCACCGCCATCGTCGGCGGCTCCAAAGTAAAAGACAAAATCGACGTCATCAACAAAATGATCGAAATCGCCGACAACATCCTGATCGGCGGAGGTCTTTCCTATACGTTCTACAAAGCGCAGGGCTATGAAATCGGCCAATCGCTCGTCGACAATTCCAAGCTTGATCTTGCGCTGGAATTTATCGAGAAAGCGAAGAAGCTCGGCAAAAACTTCCTGATCCCGGTTGACGTTGTTATCTCCGACGACTTCAGCGCCAGCGCCAACACGAAAATCGTTGATGTTGACGGCATTCCGGCCGACTGGGAAGGCATCGATATCGGACCGAAAACGCGCGAGCTGTACGCCAACGTCATCAAGGATTCCAAGCTGGTCGTTTGGAACGGACCGATGGGCGTATTTGAAATCGAACCGTTCTCGCACGGTACCCGCGCGGTCGCGCAAGCTTGTGCGGAAACGTCCGCTTACACCGTTATCGGCGGCGGCGACTCCGCTGCAGCGGCTGAGAAATTCGGACTCGCGGACAAAATGAATCACATTTCTACCGGCGGCGGCGCGTCGCTTGAATTTATGGAAGGCAAAGCGCTCCCGGGCGTCGTTGCTCTGAACGATAAATAATGAATTCCCAGGGCCCTTGGCGAAGGCGGACAGATCGTGCATCTTGCCGCTTTCGCTTACACGGTCGCGGGATGAGGAGGAACCATGAGAAAACCGATTATCGCAGGGAACTGGAAAATGTTCAAAACGGTCTCCGAAGCCGTATCGTTCTTCTCCGAAGTGAAAGGTGCTGCGGAGGTTGACGGCGTAGAGAGCGTTATTTGCGCGCCTTACACGACGCTGCCGGCGCTTGTGGAAGCGGCCAAAGGCACGAGCATCGCGATCGGCGCCCAGAACCTTCACTTCGAAGACAACGGCGCGTTCACAGGCGAAATTTCCGGCGTTATGCTGAGCGATCTTGGCGTGAAGTATGTCATCGTCGGCCACTCCGAGCGCCGCGCTTATTTTGCGGAAACCGACGAAATCGTCGGAAAGAAAGTCCATGCGGCATTCAAGCACGGCCTGACGCCGATCCTTTGCGTCGGCGAGAAGCTGGAAGAGCGCGAAGCGGGCGAAACGAAGAACGTATGCAAGGTGCAGACCGAAGCGGCGTTCCAAGGGCTGTCCGCCGAGCAGGCTGCCCAGGTTGTCATCGCGTATGAGCCGATCTGGGCGATCGGAACGGGCAAATCTTCCACATCCGAAGATGCGGAAGACGTGATCGCCTACATCCGCGAAGTTGTTAAAGGTTTGTACGATGCTTCGGTGGCCGATGCGGTCCGCATTCAATACGGCGGCAGCGTGAAGCCGAACAACGTGCGCGAATATTTGAGCCAAAGCAACATCGACGGCGCGCTTGTAGGAGGAGCGAGCCTCGAGCCGGCGTCCTACATTTCGTTGGTCGAGGGGGCAAAGTAAGATGACGGCACCTAAACCGGTTGCTCTGATCATAATGGACGGTTTCGGTCTGCGCAAAGACGTGGTGGGCAACGCGGTTGCCCAAGCGAATAAGCCGAATTACGACCGTTATCTGGCACAATATCCGAATACGACGCTTACCGCCTGCGGTGAAGCGGTCGGACTCCCGGAAGGGCAAATGGGCAACTCCGAAGTCGGCCATCTGAACATCGGCGCCGGCCGGATCGTGTACCAGGACCTGACCCGGATTACGAAATCGATTCGCGAAGGCGATTTTTTCGACAATGAAACGCTGCTTGGCGCCGTCCGTCACGCGAAGGTAAACGGCAAGAAGCTTCACTTGTACGGTCTGCTGTCCGACGGGGGCGTTCACAGCCATATCGGGCATCTGTTCGCGCTGCTGGAGCTGGCGAAGAAGGAAGAGCTGAGCGACGTTTATATTCACGCATTCCTCGACGGCCGCGACGTTGCGCCCGACAGCGCAGTCGGCTACCTGGAGCAGCTGCTGGCGAAGATCGAAGAAGTCGGCGTCGGCCAAATCGCGACCGTTCAAGGCCGCTACTATGCGATGGACCGCGACAAGCGCTGGGAGCGCGTCGAGAAATCGTACCGGGCTATGGTGTACGGCGAAGGACCGCAGTATACCGACCCGATTCTGGCTGTGAAGGAATCGTACGAGAAGTCGGTCATGGACGAATTCGTTATGCCGACGGTCATCGTGGGCGCTGACGGCAAGCCGGTATCGCTGGTGGAATCGGAAGACGCGGTTATTTTCTTCAACTTCCGTCCCGACCGTGCGATCCAGCTGTCGCAGGTGTTCACGAACGAGGACTTCCGCGGCTTCGACCGCGGACCGAAAGTTCCGAAAAATCTCTATTTTGTCTGCCTGACGCTGTTCAGCGAGACGGTAGGCGGATTTGTCGCTTACTCGCCGAAGAACCTCGACAACACGCTCGGCGAGGTGCTCGTGCAGAACGGCAAAAAGCAGCTGCGCATCGCCGAGACGGAGAAATACCCGCACGTGACGTTTTTCTTCAGCGGCGGCCGCGATAAGGAGCTTCCGGGCGAAACGCGCGTACTGATCAACTCGCCGAAGGTTGCCACGTACGACCTGAAGCCGGAAATGAGCGCTTACGAGGTTGCGGAGGCTGCCGTGCGCGAGATCGAATCCGATAAGCATGACGCCATCATTCTCAACTTCGCGAACCCTGATATGGTCGGCCACTCCGGCATGCTGGAGCCGACGATCAAAGCGGTGGAAGCGACCGACGAATGCGTGGGCAAAGTCGTGGAAGCGGTGCTGGCCAAAGGCGGCGTCTGCCTCATTACGGCCGACCACGGCAACGCGGATATGGTATTCGACGAGCAGGGCCGTCCGCATACGGCGCATACGACGAACCCGGTTCCGTTCATCGTGACGAAAGAAGGCTTGACGCTGCGCGAAGGCGGCATTCTGGCCGACATCGCACCGACCATTCTCGACCTGATGGGCCTTGCGAAGCCGGCTGAGATGACGGGGACTTCGATCATCAAGCGGTAAGATGAGCTGAGAAATGTGGCCGCTGCGCGAAGTAGTGAAAAAGATGCCGCTGCGCGGCTGGTTTGGGTCTCATGTTAAGGAAGCGTGAATGGCTCGTCCCGGGCTCCGGGATTTGCTATACTGATGAAGAAACAAGAATGAACGACTAAATATAACTGACAGGAGTGTTTGAGAATTATGTCTATTATTGTTGACGTTTACGCACGCGAAGTACTTGACTCCCGCGGTAACCCGACTGTTGAGGTGGAAGTAACGCTGGAATCCGGCGGCAAAGGCCGTGCAATCGTTCCTTCCGGCGCATCGACCGGCGCTTACGAAGCCGTTGAGCTTCGCGACGGCGACAAAAGCCGTTACCTCGGCAAAGGCGTTCTGAAAGCAGTTGACAACGTCAACACGCTGATCGCACCGGAAATTATCGGCCTGGACGCGCTGGATCAAGTGCTGATCGACCGCAAAATGATCGAAATCGACGGAACGCCGAACAAAGGCAAGCTGGGCGCAAACGCGATTTTGGCTGTATCGATGGCGGTTGCCCGCGCTGCTGCAGACGCGCTGGACGTATCCCTTTACACATACCTGGGCGGCTTCAACGCCAAAACGCTGCCGGTTCCGATGATGAACATCGTCAATGGCGGCGAGCATGCCGACAACAACATCGACGTGCAGGAGTTCATGGTTCTGCCGGTTGGCGCAGAAAGCTTCAAAGAAGCGCTCCGCATCGGCGCTGAAATTTTCCACAACCTGAAATCCGTTCTGAAGGACAAAGGCCTGAACACCGCTGTCGGCGACGAAGGCGGATTTGCTCCGAACCTGTCCTCCAACGAAGAAGCGATCACGACGATCATCTCCGCTATCGAGCGTGCAGGCTTCAAGCCGGGCGTTGACGTATTCCTCGGCATGGACGTTGCGTCCACCGAGTTCTACAAAGACGGCAAATATACGCTTGCAGGCGAAGGCAAATCGTTCACGTCCGCTGAATTCGTTGACCTGCTCGCTTCCTGGGTAGAAAAATACCCGATCATCACGATCGAAGACGGCTGCTCCGAAGACGACTGGGAAGGTTGGAAGCTGCTGACCGACCGTCTGGGCGGTAAAGTTCAGCTCGTAGGCGACGACCTGTTCGTAACGAACACCGAGCGTCTGTCCGACGGTATCGAGAAAGGCGTAGGCAACTCGATCCTCGTTAAAGTTAACCAAATCGGTTCGCTCACCGAAACGTTCGACGCGATCGAAATGGCGAAACGCGCCGGCTACACGGCTGTTATCTCCCACCGTTCCGGCGAGAGCGAAGACAGCACGATTGCCGACATCGCCGTTGCAACGAACGCCGGCCAAATCAAAACCGGTGCTCCGTCCCGTACCGACCGCGTTGCGAAATACAACCAGCTGCTCCGCATCGAAGACCAGCTCGGTTCGACGGCTCAATATGCCGGCAAATCGGCGTTCTACAACCTCAAAAATTTCAAGTAAGCAGCGTCTGCGCGCTATAGGCGCAGCCTGCCGAATCGGTAAAACCGGCGTTCCCTTGTCAGGGGGGCGCCGGTTTTTTGCGTGCAAGTTACCATTATGGGTCAGCCAAAGCTCTGACACAACTCAGCTGAAGCGCTGACAAACAATGACAACATACTGCCAAAATTACAAACAAACGGCGCAAAAATCGGCATAGGCACTTTATTTTTTACAGCGTTATACTAAGAAGGCAATGCAACTGTATGTATACATACCCGATAACGGGTAGATGATGCCATGCACGATGCAGGCGACAAAAACGAACAGGTGGTGTTTCATTTGGCTAAACCTCAAGTGGGCATACAATTGTACACGCTCCGCGATCAAACGGAAAAAGATTTCCTCGGTACAATCCGCAACTTGGCGGAGATGGGATATTCGCTCGTCGAGTTCGCCGGTTATTTTGACACGAGCTCCAAGGTGCTGAAGCAGACGCTGGAAGATTGCGGTTTGAAAGCGCCTTCGGCTCATGTCGGACTTAATTTCGACGAACCGGATAAACTCGAATCGGATTTGAAGCGGCAGATCGAATACGCTCTGGAAATCGGGCTGGAATACATCATTACGCCTTGGGCGCCGCTGCCGGAAGCGCCTGCGCTGGAAGACGTGCAGAAGCTGGCATCGATTTTGGAAAGCAGCGGGAAGCTGGTTACGGAATCGGGCTTGAAATACGGCTATCATAATCATGATTTCGAATTTAAGCTTGTGGATGGAAAGCCGGTCATCGACCACCTGCTGGAGCTCGTTCCGGCGGAGCTGATGATCGCCGAATTTGACCTCGGCTGGGTTCACATGGGCGGACAGCGCCCGGTCGACTATGTGAAGCGTTACGCGGGCCGCGTTCCGCTCGCGCACTGCAAAGATTTCGGCAACGGCCGCCGCGATACGGAAGTCGGCAGCGGAGTCGTCGATTTCAAGAGCGTGTTTGAAGTCGCCGAAGAGGCGGGCATCCAATATTTTATTGTGGAGCAGGAAGAGTTTCAGTCGTCCTCGCTGGAGAGCGCGAAACAAAGTCTGGCTTACTTGCGCAGCCAAGGGTATTAGGTGATAAAGAAGGTTGGTCCGGCTTCGGGCCAGCCTTTTTTCCGCTATTGTGTTCGCCATAGGCGTATGATACAATAATATTGCTGTTTCCAGCTCTCTTGCTGTTTTACGGCGGTTTTGCTGATGCAAAACTTCTTCGCTCGCAAGAATGAATGGTTTTGCATACGCAAAACTTTAGAGGACGGATTGAGCCGGCTTAAGCCGGATGGAATGCCCGAATAATTACAATGCTGGTTTTGCCGGACTTCGGTAAAACTTTAGGAGGATGCATCGATGGTTGTCGCATTTAAGATTTTGCTCGTTATTTTTTCAATCGGACTGATTGCGGTCGTTCTGCTGCAAAAAGGCAAAAGCGCGGGGCTGGCCGGAGCGATCTCCGGAGGCGCGGAGCATTTGTTCGGCAAGCAGAAAGCACGCGGTCTGGACTTGTTCCTGCAGCGTTTGACGATCGGGCTGGCAGTCGGATTTTTCGTGCTGGCGCTTGTGGTGGCATATCTGGTAAAAGGTTAATTCGTTATAGGTGCGCGAAAGCGGGGGCTGGCCCCCGCTTTTTATTTTAGCCTCATAAGGTGGAAAATGTTTCTTGCGCCGCTTCATACGCCGGCTTTTACGAACGGATTTTGCATTGCGGCGATTGGATGGATAGAAATTCGTGTATACTACATGGTAGATGAGAGCCGTTTGCCGTAAGGCCCGGAAGGAAAGCTGCAAATCAGCTGAAAGGGCGCGGCAGAAGCGGCGCAAGAGGTGAGAGGGATCATGATAACAGAGCAAAATTTGCTTGATTTTATGCGGGAAACCGCTTATAAACCGATGACGTACCAGGAGCTGGAGCAGCATTTTACGTTTGAGGACGCTTCGGAATTCAAGACGTTTCTGCAGATGCTGAACCAGCTGGAGGAAGAGGGAAAAATTTTGCGCTCCCGCACGGAGCGCTACGGGGTGCCGGAGCGGATGAATCTGCTGCGCGGCCGCATTCAGGCACATGCGAAAGGGTTCGCCTTTTTGCTGCCGGATGAGAAGGACCACCCCGACGTCTATATCCATGCCAACGATTTGAAAAGCGCGATGAACGGCGATACGGTGCTCGTGCGCGTCACGTCGCAAAGCGAAGGCGGCGGCCGGATGGAGGGCGAAGTGGTGCGCGTCGTCCAGCGTGCCGTCACGCAGGTGGTGGGCACGTTCGAGAACCATGAAGCGTTCGGTTTTGTGATGCCGGATGACAAACGGATCAACCGCGATCTTTTTATCCCGAAGGAAGGATTTATGGGGGCGGTGACGGGGCAGAAGGTTGTCGCCCGCATCGTTGCATACCCGGAAGGCCGTTCAGCCGCGCAGGGCGAAATCATTGAAATTATCGGTCATAAGGATGACCCGGGCGTCGATATTTTGTCCATTATCCGCAAGCATCAGCTGCCGGAAGGATTTCCGGATGACGTGATGGCCGAGGCGGAGGCGGCGCCGGATTCCATTTCCGAAGAGGAAATCGTGCAGCAGGGACGGCGCGATCTGCGCGGCAAGACGATCGTCACAATCGACGGCGAAGATGCGAAGGACCTTGACGACGCGGTTAACGTGGAGCGTCTGGAGAACGGCAACTATTTGCTCGGCGTCCACATCGCCGATGTCGGTTATTACGTGCGCGAAAATTCGGCTCTCGATCAAGAGGCGTTCCGGCGCGGAACGAGCGTTTACCTCGTAGACCGCGTCATTCCGATGCTGCCGCACCGGCTGTCCAACGGCATCTGCTCGCTCAATCCGCAGGTGGACCGGCTGACGCTGTCGTGCGAAATGGAGTTTGACCCGAATACGCTGAAGCGCGTCCGGCATGACGTGTTTACGAGCGTTATTAAGACGGCGGAGCGGATGACGTACGCCAATGTGCGCAAAATATTGGAGGAGGACGAGCCGGAAGCGCCAGTATCCTCCGAAAGTGCCGCCCCGGTCGGTGAAGAGGGGGCAGGCTCCCGCGCAGCGGGTGTGAAGCTTCGTACGAGCGAAGAGGACCTTGATAATCTGATCGCCTGGGACGAACAGTGGCAGAGCGGCTATGACCCGGAAGCGGAGCGCGAGCGTGAGCTGGAGAAGCAGCGGCAGCGCCAGGAAAGACGGGAAGAGAAAGCGCGCCTGCTCGAGCGTTACGCCACGCTCGTTCCGACGTTCAAGCTGATGGAAGAGCTGGCGATGAAGCTGCGGCGTAACCGGATGAAACGCGGCGCGATCGATTTTGACTTCCAGGAATCCAAAATCGTCGTCGACGAGCAGGGCAAAGCGGTCGGGATCGTGAAGCGCGAGCGCTCGATCGCCGAGCAGATTATTGAGGAGTTCATGCTGGCGGCGAACGAAACGGTGGCGGAGCATTTTCACTGGCTAAGGGTTCCGTTCCTGTACCGGATTCACGAAAACCCGGATTCCGAGAAGCTGCTTCATTTCCTGCAGTTTGCGGCCAACTTCGGCTATGTCGTGAAAGGGAAAGGCAACTCCGTCCATCCGCGCGCGCTGCAGACGCTGCTGGAGGAAATTCGCGGCACGAAGGAAGAGACGGTTATTTCGACGATGATGCTGCGGTCGATGAAGCAGGCGAAATACGATGCGGAAAGCCTGGGCCACTTCGGGCTGGCTGCGGAGTTTTACAGCCACTTTACGTCACCGATCCGCCGTTATCCCGACCTTGTGATCCACCGCGTCATCCGCGAGGTGCTTGAGGGCGGCGGGGCGCTGTCGGAACGGCGGCAGGAAGCGCTGCAGGCGCGGATGCCGGACATCGCGCAGCACTCCTCGGAGCGCGAGCGGGTGGCGGTGGACGCCGAGCGCGATACGGAGCAGCTTAAGAAGTGCGAGTACATGCTGGATAAGGTCGGCGAGGAATTCAGCGGCATGATCAGCAGCGTCACCAGCTTCGGCATCTTCGTGGAGCTGGAAAATACGGTCGAAGGCTTGATCCGCTTAAGCGATCTGAACGACGACTATTACCATTTCAGCGAGCAGCATATGGTGCTGATCGGCGAGCGGACGTCGAAGGTGTACCGGATCGGCGACGAGGTAAAAATCCGCGTCGCGCGGGTGAACATGGACGACCATACGATCGATTTCGAGATGGTCGATACGAAGCCGCGCAGCGGCTACAAGGGCGTCGCGGACGCCGGCTTCGGCGGCGCGCGCAGCAAGAGCGGGCGCGGCGGCTACGGCCGCGCCGGACGCGAAGGCGCCGGGCGCAGCGGCGCCGGCGCAGCGGTGGGCCGCCGCGGCGCAGCCGGCGGCCGCGCTGCGGGAGCTCCCGCTGGCGCAGGCGGGCGCGGCGCGAAGCGCAAGGGCGGCGCCGCCGGAAGCGCGGCGGCGCAGCCGCAGCGCGAGGGCCGCGGGCCCGGCCGCGCGGGCGCAGGCGGGCGCGGCGGCAACGACCAGCGCGGCGGGCAAACCGCCGGCGGCGAAGCGAAGGGCCGGCGCGGCGAAGGCGTGCGCACGGACATGTGGGGACTGCCCGTCCGCCAAAGCCGCAGCGGCGGCGGTTCGTGGAGCAGCGCCGATGAGGGCCACGAGGGCGGAAATGCGGGAGGAGAAGGGCCGAACCGTGAAAATCCGTGGTATTCCGTCCCGGCCCGAAGCGCGCGCAAAAAAACGTCCGACTCCGGCATTTTCAACGGCGAAGGCGGCTCCAGGCGCGGTGGTGGTGGCGGCAAAAAGAAAAAAGGCGGCAATTCAACCGCCGCATTCGTCCGCAAGAAGCGGAAGTAACAGGGCTGGCCGCCCAATAAAGCAAAGGCTTTAAGCAAACGAACCGGTCACAAGGGGCTGTCCTTGACCGGTTCGTTTGCTTTTTGGACAACCTGCTGCTTCTTCTTAAGCAATTAATTATGGGCAAGGGAAAGCACCTGACTTCAGGCCTCGCCTGCGGTATGCCTTGAAAATAGGAAACGAAGGAATCCCCTGAATCCCTACATCCCGGAAGACCGAAAACTCGCAACCCCGCAACCCCGCAACCCCGCAACCCCGCAACCCCGCAACCCCGCAACCCCCCGGAACCCTGGTTATTGAATTTCTTACGGACCTGACAGACGCTATTTGTAGGAAATGAAACATTCTAAAAATGTAACGAAACCCAGGATCGCTATTCACTCAAAGAGACCGTATTTTGTCATTATATTTTCGGAATAAGGACTCTGGGGTTCGTTACTTCAGAGATATGCACATTTTACGGCTTATAACGACGCTGAGGTTCGTAAGCATTAGACGGATCTGCTTAAAAGAAGCTTAAAGGGTAACTATATTTCATGATATTCTATCCATATGAAATCAATTTTTATGGATCGGAGGAGAATGATGATGGGCGAAACGTATAACGAAGAGTGGGAACGGCGGGTATCGGAATTGTGGGACTCGTTCGATAATTACAGTGAGAAACAGTTTTTGGCCAAGATGGAGGAGCTTGCAGCTGAACTTCCAGCAGACAGCGCGGTGGCGGCGTTCGAACGTGCGTCATCGTTTGACTCGACCGGCCATTCCGACCTGGCGGTGCCGTTGTATCGGCAGGCACTTGAGCTGGGGCTTAATGAGGACCGCCGACGTCAGGCCGTAATCCAGCTGGCCAGCTCGCTAAGAAACATCGGCCAGGCATTAGAGAGCGTCGCGCTACTTACGGCTGAGCAAAATGCAGGTTCAGATGATCTGGATGACGCGGTGAGTGCTTTTCTCGCGCTTGCTCTCGTTGATACGGGGCGTGAACGCGAAGCGGTATCGCTCGCTTTGACGGCGTTATCTCGCCATTTGACCCGATATCAGCGGTCGCTGGCTAACTACGCCCAAGAGCTCATAGACGGCCCTTCCTCTTGAGCCGGCTTGTGAATCAATAAGCGGCGTTTCTGACCAAAAAGGTCGACTGCCGACATGCAACGCCACAGCATGCTGCTAGGAGTTGCATCTCTATCCGTTAAGCGGGCAGTCAATGAATAGATCTTAAAGAGACATTAATGGTTGACAGAATCTTTTTCACGTATCAGTATTTAAGTAGTGAAGTATTGTTGTGCGTTT carries:
- the gap gene encoding type I glyceraldehyde-3-phosphate dehydrogenase, with product MVKVGINGFGRIGRNVFRAALNNPNVQVVAVNDLTDTKTLAHLLKYDTTHGKLDATVEAQEGALIVNGREIKVFAERNPENLPWGANGVEIVVESTGIFTAKEKAELHLKGGAKKVIISAPATNEDITIVMGVNEDKYDAASHTVISNASCTTNCLAPFAKVINDKFGIVKGMMTTIHSYTNDQSVLDLPHKDLRRARAAAENIIPSSTGAAKAVSLVLPELKGKLNGMAMRVPTKNVSVTDLVAELKVNVTVDEVNAALKEAANGPLKGILNFSEEPLVSSDYNGDPASSTIDALSTMVVEGNMVKVVSWYDNEWGYSNRVVDLAAYIASKGL
- a CDS encoding phosphoglycerate kinase, whose translation is MNKKSVRDVEVAGKRVFVRVDFNVPLENGSITDDTRIRETLPTIKYLIDNGAKVILASHLGRPKGEVVEELRLTPVAARLSELLGKQVAKADAAVGDEVKAQAEALQNGDVLLLENVRFYPGEESNDAELAKSFASLADLYVNDAFGAAHRAHASTEGIAHYLPAVSGLLMEKELDVLGKALNNPERPFTAIVGGSKVKDKIDVINKMIEIADNILIGGGLSYTFYKAQGYEIGQSLVDNSKLDLALEFIEKAKKLGKNFLIPVDVVISDDFSASANTKIVDVDGIPADWEGIDIGPKTRELYANVIKDSKLVVWNGPMGVFEIEPFSHGTRAVAQACAETSAYTVIGGGDSAAAAEKFGLADKMNHISTGGGASLEFMEGKALPGVVALNDK
- the tpiA gene encoding triose-phosphate isomerase — translated: MRKPIIAGNWKMFKTVSEAVSFFSEVKGAAEVDGVESVICAPYTTLPALVEAAKGTSIAIGAQNLHFEDNGAFTGEISGVMLSDLGVKYVIVGHSERRAYFAETDEIVGKKVHAAFKHGLTPILCVGEKLEEREAGETKNVCKVQTEAAFQGLSAEQAAQVVIAYEPIWAIGTGKSSTSEDAEDVIAYIREVVKGLYDASVADAVRIQYGGSVKPNNVREYLSQSNIDGALVGGASLEPASYISLVEGAK
- the gpmI gene encoding 2,3-bisphosphoglycerate-independent phosphoglycerate mutase; this encodes MTAPKPVALIIMDGFGLRKDVVGNAVAQANKPNYDRYLAQYPNTTLTACGEAVGLPEGQMGNSEVGHLNIGAGRIVYQDLTRITKSIREGDFFDNETLLGAVRHAKVNGKKLHLYGLLSDGGVHSHIGHLFALLELAKKEELSDVYIHAFLDGRDVAPDSAVGYLEQLLAKIEEVGVGQIATVQGRYYAMDRDKRWERVEKSYRAMVYGEGPQYTDPILAVKESYEKSVMDEFVMPTVIVGADGKPVSLVESEDAVIFFNFRPDRAIQLSQVFTNEDFRGFDRGPKVPKNLYFVCLTLFSETVGGFVAYSPKNLDNTLGEVLVQNGKKQLRIAETEKYPHVTFFFSGGRDKELPGETRVLINSPKVATYDLKPEMSAYEVAEAAVREIESDKHDAIILNFANPDMVGHSGMLEPTIKAVEATDECVGKVVEAVLAKGGVCLITADHGNADMVFDEQGRPHTAHTTNPVPFIVTKEGLTLREGGILADIAPTILDLMGLAKPAEMTGTSIIKR
- the eno gene encoding phosphopyruvate hydratase, which codes for MSIIVDVYAREVLDSRGNPTVEVEVTLESGGKGRAIVPSGASTGAYEAVELRDGDKSRYLGKGVLKAVDNVNTLIAPEIIGLDALDQVLIDRKMIEIDGTPNKGKLGANAILAVSMAVARAAADALDVSLYTYLGGFNAKTLPVPMMNIVNGGEHADNNIDVQEFMVLPVGAESFKEALRIGAEIFHNLKSVLKDKGLNTAVGDEGGFAPNLSSNEEAITTIISAIERAGFKPGVDVFLGMDVASTEFYKDGKYTLAGEGKSFTSAEFVDLLASWVEKYPIITIEDGCSEDDWEGWKLLTDRLGGKVQLVGDDLFVTNTERLSDGIEKGVGNSILVKVNQIGSLTETFDAIEMAKRAGYTAVISHRSGESEDSTIADIAVATNAGQIKTGAPSRTDRVAKYNQLLRIEDQLGSTAQYAGKSAFYNLKNFK
- a CDS encoding sugar phosphate isomerase/epimerase family protein, which codes for MAKPQVGIQLYTLRDQTEKDFLGTIRNLAEMGYSLVEFAGYFDTSSKVLKQTLEDCGLKAPSAHVGLNFDEPDKLESDLKRQIEYALEIGLEYIITPWAPLPEAPALEDVQKLASILESSGKLVTESGLKYGYHNHDFEFKLVDGKPVIDHLLELVPAELMIAEFDLGWVHMGGQRPVDYVKRYAGRVPLAHCKDFGNGRRDTEVGSGVVDFKSVFEVAEEAGIQYFIVEQEEFQSSSLESAKQSLAYLRSQGY
- the secG gene encoding preprotein translocase subunit SecG codes for the protein MVVAFKILLVIFSIGLIAVVLLQKGKSAGLAGAISGGAEHLFGKQKARGLDLFLQRLTIGLAVGFFVLALVVAYLVKG